Proteins from one Staphylococcus sp. IVB6214 genomic window:
- a CDS encoding beta-class phenol-soluble modulin yields MADLFQSINGIVTSAINHEWTDLGTSIVGTVENGVSLLTSILGLG; encoded by the coding sequence TGGCAGATTTATTCCAATCAATCAACGGTATTGTCACTTCAGCTATTAATCACGAATGGACAGACTTAGGTACATCAATTGTTGGTACTGTCGAAAACGGTGTTAGCCTACTTACTAGCATTTTAGGATTAGGCTAA
- a CDS encoding NINE protein — MVVDKFAYVLLAFFIGGLGAHKFYAKKTGWGVVYLLFCWTGIPGVIAIIEAIIAVFKPSDNGKITV, encoded by the coding sequence ATGGTAGTGGATAAATTTGCATATGTACTACTTGCATTCTTTATAGGAGGTCTTGGTGCACATAAGTTTTATGCGAAAAAAACAGGCTGGGGTGTCGTGTACTTGCTATTTTGTTGGACAGGTATTCCAGGTGTGATTGCTATTATTGAAGCAATTATTGCTGTATTCAAACCATCTGACAATGGTAAAATAACCGTTTAA
- a CDS encoding YceI family protein, whose protein sequence is MTQFTFDKAHSDLNFQIKHLMVSRTKGSFDDFAVNVEGDINDLSTLQANVTIDPKSINTGNEDRDNHLRSGDFFATDDFSAITFVTKKVSEDSVTGDLTIKGVTREETFDVEFNGVSKNPLDGSQVTGFIVTGKINREEYDITFNQALETGGVMLGKDVKFEASVEFVVED, encoded by the coding sequence ATGACACAATTTACTTTCGATAAAGCACACAGCGATTTAAATTTTCAAATTAAACACTTAATGGTATCACGTACAAAAGGGAGCTTCGATGATTTCGCAGTAAATGTTGAAGGAGACATCAATGATTTAAGCACACTTCAAGCAAATGTAACGATTGATCCAAAATCAATTAACACTGGCAACGAAGACCGTGACAATCACTTAAGATCAGGTGACTTCTTCGCAACTGATGACTTCAGCGCAATTACATTTGTGACTAAAAAAGTGAGCGAAGATAGTGTGACAGGTGACTTAACAATCAAAGGTGTTACACGCGAAGAAACATTCGATGTTGAATTCAATGGCGTAAGCAAAAACCCATTAGACGGTTCACAAGTGACTGGTTTTATCGTAACTGGCAAAATCAATCGTGAAGAATACGATATTACATTCAACCAAGCTTTAGAAACAGGCGGCGTAATGCTAGGCAAAGATGTAAAATTCGAAGCATCTGTTGAATTCGTTGTAGAAGACTAA